The DNA region gaAGATGAACCAGAAACATGAGTTTGCTTGGATGGTACTTGAACTACTTGTTGTCCTAGCGTTTTGATCTTGCTCCTTCTGATTTGGTCAATAATCTCTATGGCAGCTTTCAATCCACTTTTAGAGTCAGCAGCCGCAATAGCATTGGATTTGGGGTTGATCTTCATTTGAGTCATTTTGatgttcttcaacttttaaAGGTAGAGATGAGAGGTATAGATTATCCCACTGGGCGTGCCAGAAtttgtagacaataaaattcgcgtcaagaaaataataatcaagacagaaAAATATCGCAATAATCGTTGTATTTGATTTCAGAATGTGAGTGTTACAATCTCACCGAATCCTCTGATTCTTATTTTCAATaataaattcaagggcttttgagcttgatgtTGAACTTGATGGGTTTGATCTTGACTTGtacttgaattcaagggcttttgaggtTGATCTTAAATTTGATGGTCTTGATCTTGACCTTGTATTTGAATTCAAGGGCTTGAAGCTTAGTCTTGAATatggatttgattttgacttgaaTTGGTTCGTCACGAACACTTTGATGGCCGCCACGAACAATAATTCTCAGACAAACAAGTGGATTTGATCTTGAACGCCTTGGTATTTAATTTGCCTTCGTTGACTTTGATCTTGAAAGCCTTGCTATTTGATTTTCTTCGATTTTGATCATCGGGTAATTGAAAATTGTAGATGAGTGCTTGAATGCTTGCAACTTGTAGAAAACTTGTAGCGTTTGACCCACGAGCTCTCTCTGGCTTCTTGTTCGAATTTCTGGTCCCTTCTCTGAATtatgagacccctatttatagttgtaggatgaAAGAATTGTGATAAGGACAAACCCCTTCTGACCAATCAGAATGAAGTGACATGGCAACATTTGATTGACTGgaacatgtcacttgtacactaggtatgttgcatcattttgacacgtggcatgatcctattggcTCCTTAGTTTGACTTGACGTGTCACATCATTTGACAAGTGGCACCAATTTGGGCCTTTTGGATAAGAAGACATCTTGGGCTTGGCCAAATGGGATCATTTTGTAGCCCAATTAAATGGACTAGCCCAATAAAAATTgagtttaattaatttattgaacttaaataattaacccaATTATATCAATCCACAATATTTATTTGGACTgatatatcttgaatttaatataatccgaatttctcttgaattcaAATTCAATATAATTTTGTTATCCACAGATTCATGTCACTTAGAAAATCCAAAAGCAACAAGAAACTTGCACCAGTTCCATTCCCTTTGCCAATCATCGGAAATCTTCACTTGCTTGGTGACAAACCCCACATATCACTTTGCCAACTTGCAAAAATTCATGGCCCAATTATGAATGTCAAATTAGGCCAACTAAACACAGTAGTTATTTCCTCATCAGTGTTGGCAAGACAAGTCATGCAAAAGCAAGATTTAGCCCTTTCCAGGAGGTTTGTTCCTGACTCACTCCGTACCCGCAATCTCTCTGATTACTCTGTAATTTTTCTACCTGCCAATTCTCACTGGAGAACACTTCGCAAGATTATGAACTTTCACATCTTCTCAGAAGACTGGTCATGAACCAACTCAAAGTTTTCCTGGGGCAAATGAGTTGGATTAAGATTGATCAAATAATAGATAATAAACTAAATTTGTCCCATATGACCCAaccttccttttttcttttttcttttttgttttttgcataAAATGTGAAAATTAGTTTGATTTTCTTTAGTTAGTAGTCATTTCGTTATAATTTATGTAGTGTAGTTTGACTAAGCATGggatttaagaaagaaaggacttttgaaaaaattatacttttaaatatgtcataatatttgtgtAGCTATACGAATTTTAAAACTAATGATTTTGAACGTGTTATAtaaattgtgtggttataaaagCTTGTTGTTATAAAATAGATTGATTTTGTCACCTCTATTCTCAGGTAACAAGCTTGATGCTAATGAGCATTTCAGGACAAAAAAGATTCAGAAGCTAATTGATTATTGTCACAAGAGTAGCAAAAATGGTGAACAGGTCGATATTCGCAAAGCAGCTTTTAGGACTTCGCCGAATTTGTTGTCCAACACCATTTTCTCTAAAGATTTGACTGCCCCATTTTCTGAATTTGCTAAGGAATTTAAGGAATTGGTGTGGAACATCATGGTTGAGGCTAGTATGTAAGATATTTACATGATTCAAAGCATGTAAATCATCTGCAGAGCAAAAGCGCAGCGGAAAAATAGATAGCATACCTCCGGCCATTGTTTCAGAATCGTTGTTAGCGTTGCCGGTGACGGTTTTCAACTCCGGTGAGTCTTCTAAGCACTTGGAATATCTCACTAGATAGTGTAGTAATTAAGAGAAGATTTTTCTGTGCTTAGGGACTCAACCCATATTTCCTTTTATACTGCTCGTCCATCAAGAGCAGTTATTGAGAGGTTACCCTAGTGGACATCGGTTTACTAAGTTATGGACAGTTACCAGATATGGGAAAAAGTTGGGAGTTTATCTCCTTCGTATACGGTACATGACAAAGTTAAAGTTTTAAACTCTCAACTAACATTCTCCCACTTGGTCCGTATACATAATGCCCATTGTCATAATACTTACAGAGAACAATAATACATGAATCATGGCGATAGTTCCTCTAGGAGTGAGTAGTACCTTCCATGTATCACATTGCATTAAGCCTTCTCAAATGCTTGCCCAAGTTTCTTAATGAACAAACTCAATGTTTATTCTAGGTCCATACTTTAGCGATATTTCTCAAAGCAAACTGAATGTGCACATAGTAATAAGTACGAgaaatatcatataaaatagaGTTTCAACAATATTCGTTGTTACAATGAAATTTTACATAGGGGAACTAAGTCCCATTATGACTATATGATCCTTAAATTTATGCGGTGGCAAGCCTTTAGTTAAAGGATCAACTAACATCAGTTCAGTGCTAACGTGTTGAATGACCACTTTCTTATCTTTAACACGTTCTCTTATGGCCAGATACTTGATGTCGATATGCTTGCTTCGACTACCACTTTTGTTATTCTTAGCCATAAAGATAGCAGATGAATTGTCACAATATAACCTTAATGGCTTAGATATAGAGTCGACAATTCTAAGCCCAGAAATGAAACTCTTCAACCATAAACCATGTGAGGTAGCCTCAAAACAAGAAGCGAACTCAGCCTGATAGTGGAAGTAGTAATCAGAGTCTTTTTGGCACTCCTCCAAGATATAGCTCCACCGgctaacataaaaatatatcccGAAGTTGATTTTCGTGAATCAACACAGCCAATGAAAGTCTGAATCCTAGTAGCCAATGACTTCCAAATCATCTGATCGTTTGTACATAAGCATGTAGTCTTTTGTCCCTTGAAGATATCTTAAGACTTTCTTTGCATCCAATGGCTTTTACACCATTAGGCAACTTGACAAGATCCCAAACTTCGTTACTTTTCATGGAATTTATCTCTTCTTTCATGGCATTGTACCAAAATTCTGACTCTTTACAACTCATTGCTTGTGAAAAAGACTCAGGATCATTTTCAACTCCAATGTTAGATTCTTGCAGATACACAACATAGTCACTAGGAATTGCTGATTTTCTTTCTCTAGTAGATCTCCTTAATGTTGTGTCAACATTTTCCTGAGGAATATGTTGttcaataatttttggaatttcttgaacAACTTGATCTGCTGGAATATTTTCAGCAGCTTGTGGAATCTCATTGATTATTTGCTCAACACCCGGTTGTACTTGAGGGGTGTTATAAATGATAACTAATCTTTCTCTTGAAGTAGAAGGTTGATCTCTTACAGAATTTGTATTCTGAAAGTGATCACTCCCACTAATCAAGTCATTCTCAAGAAATTTTGCATTTCTTGATTCCACAATCCTAGTGTTGTTGGATGGACAATAGAATCTGTATCCTTTAGACCTTTCGGCATATCCAATGAAATATCAACTAATGGTCCTAGGATCCAGTTTCTTTTCTTATGGGTTGTAGATTCTAACTTCAGACGGGCATCCCCATACGCGTATATGTGTCAAACTCGGTTTCCAACCTTTGAACAATTCAAAAGGTGTCTTTGGGACAGCCTTAGTTGGAACTCGATTTAATATATACACTGTCGTCTTAAGAGCATCAATCCACAATGACTTAGGTAGCTTAGAGCTACTTAGCATACTATGCACCATGTCCAATAATGTTCGGTTTCTTCTTTCTGCCACACCATTTTGATCTGGAGAACCAGGCATAGTGTGTTGGGCAAAAATCCCATTTTCTTGAAGAAACTTTGCAAACGGACCTTGGGCTTGTCCATGCTCAGTGTATCTACCATAGTACTCACCACCTCTATCAGTTCTCACAATCTTAATTTGCTTTCCGCATTGTTTCTCTACTTCAGCCTTGAAAACTTTAAAGGCTTCTAATACTTCACTTTTATTATGAAGCATATAGAGATACATGTATCGTAAGTAAGCATCTATAAAGGTGATAAAGTATTTCTGACCATATGCGTCCATATTTGGACAACATATATCTGAatttatgatttctaatatgGTTGAACTCCTCTTGGCACCTTTCTTTGACTTGTTGGTCTGCTTGCCTTTAATGCAGTTAACACAAGTATCGAAATCAGTAAAATCTAATGTACTAAGTACTCCATCATTTACTAATCTCTTGATTCTATCTATGGAGATATGTCCTAATCTCCGATGCCATAAAATGGAGGAATCTTCATTCATAACACAACATTTAGTACCAGCTTGGACATGCATAACAATAGGGGTGGAATCATTTTGTAAATTAAGAGAGAAAAGACCCTCAAACAATGTACCATTTCCAACAAGTTTAGATTTATAAAATAGATTAGAATAACCTTCTAGAAAGAAGGAATATCCCAAGGGCATAAGTCTTGAAACTGAAATTAAATTTCTACAAAAGTTAGATATGTAAAAGGTCTTTTCTAACTCTAAAATGAAACCACTGCTAAGAACTAAAGTGCATGTCCCAATAGCTTCCACACGCGACTGCATCTTGTTTCCAGAATAGATGCTTCGCTCAAATATGGCTTGTAGAAGCAGAATCAGTCCACCACGTGCTATGATTAACATTAACCATATGAGCCTCATATCATACAAGAGAGATTGAAGTACCTTTCTTTTCAATCCATTTCTGATACTTGATACAATCATTCTTTATGTGCCCCTTCTTTCTACAAAAGTGACACTTGGATTCTTTCTTGATATCAGGTTTAGGGTCGAGTGGTGCTTTTCCTTTCCACTTCCTATTAGCTTGATAGGTCTTATTTCCTTGAGTAGCCATGAATACACTTTCTCCTGTTTCCAGCAGCAATCGACCCTCCTCTTGAACACACATGGCCATAAGTTCATTAATAGACCATTTTTCTTAATGTGTGTTATAGGAGATCTTAAAGGGGTCGTACTCTAGAGGAAGAGAGTTCAAAATATAGTGCACAAGGAAAGTTTCAGACATTTCAACCTCAAGTTTCAACCTCAAGAGTCTTTAGCTGAGCCGCTAAATCTAGCATTTTCAAGATGTGCTCACGCACACCTCTCACACTAGTGAGCCTCATTGATGAGAATTTCATAATCAGGGTGCTGGCAAGTGCCTTATCTGAAGTCTTAAATTGTTCATCAATAGCCTTCAGTAATGCCTAGACATTGTTATGTTGTTCAACAGAACCACGAATACCAGTAGAGATTTTGATCTTAATGAACATAACACTCAAACGGTTCGAGCGCTCCCATTGTTCATGAAGAGCAATCTCAGCTTGAGTGCTAATTTCATTAATAGGTGGTTCGTCTTCCGATAGCATAATCAATGTCCATGCACCCTAAGCGAAGAGAATTCTCTCCTTCCAAATCTTATAGTTCTCACCATTCAGTTCGGGAATATCACAAATATCAGACAAATTTGCAGGTTGCATAACTgcaaaaatatacatacatgcttAATAAATTTGAGGcaaataatataaaattgaaTATACTGACATAAAAATTGCATGTGGGctaaatttttaattcaattagaTCCAGTCTTTACGATAGAATTATCAATTCACTAGCATGATATTCTATCTTTACGATAAAACTATTAAATTCTCGTTCACAAACCCTGTGGGTaatttgttacaccttgaaaaatttcgcgttatcaagactgtggacggcttagtatgagctcaggggagagcagagttacacaaggattatggatgaagattatgttatctgggcataagaacatatatatgacatttggagagtgtatggagtaaatcggttaacatgatcactcgatgatagccctcgaaaccatgagttaaggtggggcccacatgtcgggattttgtaaaggatatattataagtgatacaagtagtacatggaaagttgagcaagtcctaagaaggacccataagccaaatatggacataagccctccaaaaggacgatttaagaaaatattttcgggtaatctgacttggaggggcaaaaacggcattataattttggaatttggaaaaacaccaagaataaaagttgtatataattgaaagagatttccaaccataggtcgtgggccctcacacgatgtaggaatcaagagttatggccattttaagaagCAAGACCCAAGTCGCCAAATGGTtccgggccccacatgaataagtcggtggaaccgacttaggggggatataaataccccatcagcccttttttttcagcatattaacattccaaagagtcctagaagcctctcaaaacatctcccaaatattatagtccgataaatcaagaacttgacaagattacgccaaactagtccgtgaaaggcgattgttcttgcttctacttaagcttggtattggaaaggttgatgtggctgaattttttttttcaagcataaggtatgttatttatcccatcttttatgttgagtttatttgaaggtctagcaagccttaaaaatgaaactagtcatggagaaaaggtcatagagtgttgtattgtagttgttgtgtttatgggctgttttggacgtgttgtggccatgtggatggactgattttcacatataaaaatggtatctagcatggttggcgtattgatgagattatactccctgattgggatggaagaaagtgcatattgttgttgtatgttgaaaaacgtcgtgtgggacgtttatggaatatgttggtatgaataatagtgttggtgatgttggtattattgttgttgttgattggttactgaattgtaattttacttaggcatataaacgggagATGTCGCTTGATTTTCGGCgggaatatagagtagtttgatttgaaatttggaacaagtgtgcgataaagagtctaacgttagtgtgaatccttttaagtgtaggcttacgagcttggacgaataagcgtagctaataagaggtggaacggtatgtaaagcttacccttttcttttggcatgtcttagatgtaagtaagatatgatacgagccttggtaACTCCATtcaagatccgagcatgtctacgattcttattcacttcttgatgttagcattcctaatatagtcgagctatggtccttgtgtcttttgtatgattggatagtaaatgttgcataaagagtttttgttctaAAGGATTccatgtcgaataaggtccctaactttcatagacgggctcggatcgcttcgatacgttcgtagaagattccataactagtaatgcccgtaactttcatgggcgggctcggattggtttgatacatgtctacgatccctaagattctctttgatgtagtcctaatggcattagAACGGATTTTACATGACTAtagtttgatactcgagcgttgatttcttacttatctatcgagtcttaaaagatgattttatgtgcatatgatttctcactactctgctcgtgcgagctgttattacttctttcactgagtcccgggccaggacacgtattcgtgctcatctccactgcattattcaccgagtccctcactagagggccgggacacgttatatatgcatatgtacatgatgattattgtcTTATtcctcaccgagtccctcactagagggccgggacacgttatatgtatatgtacatgatgactatttacttatgatactgacacgcatgatttatgtttcaaaggcaagcctcaTGGTTTTCTGATTATTGTACTAATTTCctacactccttatttcagtatgatcctgtttactgtgtttcatgctttacatgctcagtacatattcccgtgcatcgacccccgttcttcggggccgcgtttcatgccacgcggtgtatatagtcgagtagaggatattagcgagaagatgttccatttggattggcgagctccatttccttcctgagtttgccgagtcggagtatctatgttatggtatcttgatttatgttagagactttgcgagcgaGTCACGTGtataacatgtcagtcttgtaagcggctatgtaagccgatgtatcattatgcattatgttacagatttcatatgactacagattttacttgatttgagaaagacgaaaagcatgttgttctttgaaaagctttcattatgcactcatttcatggttTAAGAGTCCAGTAGGATTAcgagtatcacgagaatcagcgggttcgctcggccctaagtaagggtcgggtgcccatcatgccctatcaagttggggtgtgacataattatgaaaagtatttaatattttatcctAATTAATTATGCAACCCAATAAAAAAGATTCTTGAGTTATTAAATCGGGCATAATTAATTACAATTATAATGTCTAAAATTTCTTTATGTGAtccttaactttaaaattttattcaatTAAAGATGTTGTGGCTAattttcaatcaaataaaattatagACCACTTAGACATTAGTCCTCATTTATTGTCTATAATTTCCTTATGTGATCCTAgacaaaatatataactttacttaaTCAAGGTTGTTGTGGCTAAatcttaattaaataaaatcatatggaTCACAAGAcattaattttgaaattttattgcTAAAACATTATGCAATAAACTTATACTTTATGTGCTTAAATATCTGATTTCAATATATGCATGTAAAACGCGCAACAGTAATATCCATACAGTCATCAAAATAAAAGCTCATAAAcatttgatgattaatgattaaaCTTCCTAAACCTAATATTAGAGAAGGAAGTTATATTAAAATTCTCCAACGAAACCTAAACGTAAAAGGGGTCATATGCGGTGGAAAATATCACTGGCAGccaataatttctttttaaaggaaacttataaaatattataaatccaTCTAGAAGTGGCCCACATGGGAATCTTATGTCATTTTCTGacctttgaaaacaaaatccGTTCTTATAGATAATCCATAGAATAGTGTCATCTTCTTCCTTAAACCAGGTCAAAACATACCCATTTAACAGACCCAATTCATTTTCGCCATAATAGACCccgaaaaatatatatgaagtcaCAGATATGTTAGAAAATCTGTACTCTTATGATTTCTAACATTAATTTGCAGCAAAAGTTCAAAAATTACAGATCTGAAATCAGAACGCTATTTTTGAACAAATTTTCAAGTTTCGACGAACAAGGCAGAGGTAAACAaatcgctctgataccaaatgtaAGTTATTTACATGATTCAAAGCATGTAAATCATCTGCAGAGCAAAAGCGCAGCGGAAAAATAGATAGCGTACCTCCGGCCATTGTTTCAGAATCATTCTTGGCATTGCCGGTGACAATTTTCAACTCCGGTAAGTCTTCTACGCACTCAGAATATCTCACTAGATGGTGTAGTAATTAAGAGAAGATTTCTTAACTAAACTTATTGGAAATGGTACATTGTTTGATGGTCTTTTCTCTCTTAATTTACAAAATGATTGCACTCCTAATGTTATGCATGTCCAAGCTGGTACTAAACGTTGTGTTATGAATGAAGATTCCTCTATTTTATGGCATCGGAGATTAGGACATATCTCCATAGATAGAATCAAGATATTAGTAAATGATGGAGTACTTAGTACATTAGATTTTACTGATTTTGATACTTGTGTGGACTGCATTAAAGGCAAGCAGACCAGCAAGCAGACCAACAAGTCAAAGAAAGGTGCCAAGAGGAGTTCAATCATGTTAGAAATCATACATTCAGATAGATGTTGTCCAGACATGGACACATATGGTCGTAAAATACTTTATCACCTTTATAGATTATTACTCACAATACATGTATCTCTATATGCTTCATAATAAAAGCGAAGCATTAAAGCCTTTAAAGTTTTCAAGGTCAAGTAGAGAAACAATACGGAAAGCAAATTAAGATTGTGAGAACTGATAGAGGTGGTAAGTACTATGCTAGATACACTGAGCATGGACAAGCCCAAGGTCCGTTTGCGAAGTTTCTTCAAGAAAATGGGATTGTTGCCCAATAAACTATGCCTGGTTCTCCAGATCAAAATGGTGTGGTAGAAAGAAGAAACCAAACATTATTGGACATGGTGCGTAGCATGCTAAGTAGCTCTAAGCTACCTAAGTCATTGTGGATTGATGCTCTTAATAAGGAAGTGTATATATTAAATCGAGTTCTAACTAAGGCTATCCCAAAGACACCTTTTGAATTGTTCAAAGGTTGGAAACCGAGTTTGACACATATACGTGTATGGGGATGCCCATCTGAAGTAAGAATCTGCAACCCACAAGAAAAGAAACTGGATCCTAGGACCATTAGTGGATATTTCATTGGATATGTCGAAAGGTCTAAAGGATACAGATTTTACTGTCCATCTAACAACACTAGGATTGTGGAACCAAGAAATGCAAAATTTCTTGAGAATGACTTGATTAGTAAAAATTCTGTAAGAGATCAACCTTCTACTTCAAGAGAAAGATTAGTTATCGTTCATAACACCCCTCAAGTACAACCTGGTGTTGAGCAAATAATCAATGAGATTCCACAAGCTGCTGAAAATATTCCAGTAGATCAAGTTGTTCAAGAAATTCCAGCAAGTTGAACAACATGATCCTTAGGAAAATGTTGACACAGCATTAAGGAGATCTACTAGAGAAAGAAAATTAGCAATTCCTAGTGACTATGTTGTGTATCTGCAAGAATCTGACATTGGAGTCGAAAATGATCCTGAGTCTTTTTCAAAGGCAATGTGTTGCAAAGAGTCAGAATTGTGGTACAATGCCATGAAAGAAGAGATGAATTCAATGAAAAGTAACGAAGTCTGGGATCTTGTCAAGGTGCCTAATGGCGTAAAAGCCATTGGATGTAAATGGGtatttaaaactaaaaaagaCTCATCAGGAAACATAGAAAGATATAAAGCAACACTCGTTGCTAAAGGACTCACTCAAAGGGAAGGAATTGACTACACAGAGACTTTTTCTCCTGTGTCTAAAAAGGATTCCTTGCACATCATATTGGCATTAGTAGCCTATTTTGACTTAGAATTGCAATAGATGGATGTGAAAACCTCATTTCTCAATGGTGATCTAGAGGAAGAGGTTTATATGAAACAACTTGAAGGATTCTCCTCTAGAAATGGTGAGCACTTGGTATGCAAGCTAAAGAAATCCACATATGGACTAAAACAAGCCTCCTGTCAATGGTACTTAAAATTTCATAATGTTATCTCTTCATTTGAATTTGTTGAGAACATTATGGATCAATGTATATACCTGAAAGTCAGTGGGAGTAAAATTTGTTTCTTAGTtttatatgtggatgatatcTTGCTTGCATCGATAAGGGAATGCTACATAAAGTGAAACAATTTCTCTCTAAGAATTTTGATATTAAAGACATGGGTGATGCATCTTATGTCATTGTCATTAAGATTCATCGAGATAGACATCAAGTTACCTTAGGTTTATCTCAAGAAGCTTAtatcaataaaattttaaagaGGTTTTGAAGAAGCTCCCATTATGAAGGGTGACAGGTTCAATTTGAATCAGTGCCCGAAGAACGATCTTGAAAGGGAGCAAATGAAAAATATTCCATACGCTTCTGCTGTTAGAAGCTTGATGTATGCTCAGGTTTGTACAAGACCTGACATTGTAtttgttgttggaatgttggGAAGATATCAGAGTAATCCAGGTCTTGACCACTGGAAAGCTACAAAAAAAGTCTTAAGATATCTTTAAAGGACAAAAGACTACATGCTTATGTACAAACGATCAGATGATTTGGAAGTCATTGGTTACTCTGATTCAGACTATGCTAGTTGTGTTGATTCATGCAAATC from Lycium ferocissimum isolate CSIRO_LF1 chromosome 2, AGI_CSIRO_Lferr_CH_V1, whole genome shotgun sequence includes:
- the LOC132047552 gene encoding uncharacterized protein LOC132047552 — protein: MAMCVQEEGRLLLETGESVFMATQGNKTYQANRKWKGKAPLDPKPDIKKESKCHFCRKKGHIKNDCIKYQKWIEKKARGGLILLLQAIFERSIYSGNKMQSRVEAIGTCTLVLSSGFILELEKTFYISNFCRNLISVSRLMPLGYSFFLEGYSNLFYKSKLVGNGTLFEGLFSLNLQNDSTPIVMHVQAGTKCCVMNEDSSILWHRRLGHISIDRIKRLVNDGVLSTLDFTDFDTCVNCIKGKQTNKSKKGAKRSSTILEIINSDICCPNMDAYGQKYFITFIDAYLRYMYLYMLHNKSEVLEAFKVFKAEVEKQCGKQIKIVRTDRGGEYYGRYTEHGQAQGPFAKFLQENGIFAQHTMPGSPDQNGVAERRNRTLLDMVHSMLSSSKLPKSLWIDALKTTVSKGYRFYCPSNNTRIVESRNAKFLENDLISGSDHFQNTNSVRDQPSTSRERLVIIYNTPQVQPGVEQIINEIPQAAENIPADQVVQEIPKIIEQHIPQENVDTTLRRSTRERKSAIPSDYVVYLQESNIGVENDPESFSQAMSCKESEFWYNAMKEEINSMKSNEVWDLVKLPNGVKAIGCKESLKISSRDKRLHAYVQTIR